The following are from one region of the Biomphalaria glabrata chromosome 4, xgBioGlab47.1, whole genome shotgun sequence genome:
- the LOC106061750 gene encoding uncharacterized protein LOC106061750, whose translation MSETVPDPHLVGNRNQQENLAELLNSSASVSDISEAASDMSLSTSPGSDITPQSQKHFVNSSSTGNATSHQPKKRPIVRQLSSNPYLTSSEFSPSHEHLPIIGSHSNIQLCSDGGAFTDFPGKEVSQKAHSYPLNSTSFWESDEESDNGNDLNGQMHNTVLDNSHQQSNTEVCSDQLYYLSDDHHPVISSSPKEILKLGVSPTAFNNILDLNSHVDGEQQYSQYQSDHHFSHNHHQHYQQRQYSPDLVPSNETTNHSTNRYNNNTNQNELHTDKNSFNIISHGQQNETITRSGSTRSREVNSWGHFYQPAAESYYKYRRSHHCSDSEEEEMPSPVMRKHVNENMNCQSPNFPCTHNVHESSLSQLPIDTNLTYRLQSERRTSQNGMKPMEFKERFQLVKKWFSECNDGQRNIVLKGLLNMCEPPQLHLLSVHMSKELHQGCPSNCEDIITWLPPNLATKVISYLDPVSLCRAAQVCKVWRHLAEDQSLWRRFCCQTKWRLSKAAEHKQVISHMSPEGSIQWKNVFAERFRLRNNWLKGRCTVRTFEGHLQGISCVQFDDSRIVSGSSDKTIKVWNMRTNAPWSVQTLMGHHGTVRCLHLEGNRLVSGSCDKTIKVWDLSTQESWSSIACKVTMTGHNDTVRCLQADDDKVISGSYDKTLKIWDLKSGQLRTTLRGHQASVLCVHFSESKIVSGSADKTINVWSHDGRCMMTLRGHQDAVTCLMFDSTRIVSGSLDRNLKFWDIHTGKCLNTIDWKEAEGHTDVVRCLQADSWRVVSAADDKTIKVWNLATGERLVTLRNHTDGVTCLQFNDFIIVSGSYDKSVKLWDFSCC comes from the exons ATGTCTGAAACAGTTCCTGACCCACATTTGGTGGGCAACAGGAATCAACAAGAAAATCTTGCAGAACTGTTAAACTCCAGTGCTTCAGTAAGTGATATTAGCGAAGCTGCTTCAGATATGAGCTTGTCAACTTCACCTGGAAGTGATATAACACCACAGTCACAGAAACATTTTGTCAACTCATCATCTACCGGAAATGCCACATCCCATCAGCCAAAGAAAAGACCTATTGTAAGACAGTTATCATCCAATCCCTACTTGACAAGTTCTGAGTTTTCTCCATCCCATGAGCACCTTCCCATCATAGGTTCTCATTCAAATATCCAGCTGTGCTCTGATGGTGGAGCTTTCACTGATTTCCCAGGGAAAGAGGTTTCACAGAAAGCTCATTCTTATCCACTTAATTCTACTAGTTTCTGGGAAAGTGATGAGGAAAGTGACAATGGCAATGATTTGAATGGACAGATGCATAACACTGTCCTTGACAATAGTCACCAACAGTCAAACACTGAAGTGTGCAGTGATCAACTTTATTATTTGAGTGATGACCATCATCCTGTCATATCTTCAAGCCCTAAGGAAATACTTAAGCTTGGTGTTAGTCCTACAGCTTTTAATAACATCTTAGATCTCAATAGTCATGTAGATGGAGAACAACAATATAGTCAGTATCAAAGTGATCACCATTTCAGTCATAATCACCATCAACATTACCAACAACGGCAATATTCTCCAGACTTAGTCCCTAGTAATGAGACAACTAACCACAGCACAAACAGATACAATAACAACACTAATCAAAATGAGCTTCATACTGACAAAAATTCATTTAACATCATTTCACATGGCCAACAAAATGAAACCATCACACGCTCTGGCTCAACTCGAAGTAGAGAAGTCAACTCATGGGGGCATTTTTACCAGCCGGCTGCCGAGAGCTATTACAAATATAGGCGCAGTCATCACTGTAGTGACAGTGAGGAGGAAGAAATGCCTTCTCCTGTGATGAGAAAACATGTAAATGAAAACATGAACTGCCAGTCTCCCAACTTTCCCTGCACACACAATGTTCATGAGTCCTCTTTGTCTCAGCTTCCAATAGATACAAACCTTACCTATAGACTACAATCAGAGAGAAGGACATCACAAAATGGAATGAAACCTATGGAGTTTAAAGAAAGGTTTCAG ttAGTTAAAAAGTGGTTCTCAGAATGCAATGATGGACAaagaaatattgttttgaaaggattatta AACATGTGTGAACCACCTCAGCTCCATCTACTGTCTGTGCATATGTCTAAAGAGCTCCATCAGGGTTGTCCATCCAACTGTGAAGATATTATCACATGGCTGCCCCCCAACTTGGCCACCAAAGTCATATCTTACCTAGATCcag TAAGCCTGTGTCGTGCTGCTCAAGTGTGTAAAGTTTGGCGACATCTTGCAGAAGATCAGTCTCTATGGAGGAGGTTTTGTTGCCAGACAAAGTGGAGATTATCTAAAGCAGCCGAACACAAGCAAGTCATTAGTCACATGTCACCAGAAGGAAGTATTCAG TGGAAAAATGTATTTGCTGAACGATTCCGACTGAGAAATAATTGGCTTAAAGGCAGATGTACAGTTAGGACATTTGAAGGTCATTTACAAG GAATCTCCTGTGTTCAATTTGATGATTCACGTATTGTTAGTGGTTCCTCAGACAAGACTATAAAG GTATGGAACATGAGGACCAATGCTCCATGGTCTGTGCAGACATTAATGGGTCATCATGGAACTGTCCGATGTTTACACCTGGAGGGCAATCGTCTTGTGAGTGGATCCTGTGATAAAACTATCAAG GTTTGGGATTTATCTACTCAAGAAAGTTGGTCCTCAATAGCTTGTAAAGTGACCATGACTGGTCATAATGATACTGTCAGATGTCTACAG gctGATGATGATAAAGTTATAAGTGGTTCCTatgataaaacattaaaaatctgGGATCTAAAGTCTGGCCAGTTGAGAACCACTCTCAG GGGTCATCAAGCATCAGTTCTGTGTGTTCATTTTAGTGAATCAAAAATTGTATCCGGATCTGCTGACAAAACAATCAAT GTATGGAGTCATGATGGCCGATGTATGATGACACTCCGTGGACATCAGGATGCTGTTACTTGTTTGATGTTTGACTCCACTCGTATAGTCAGTGGTTCACTGGACCGCAACCTCAAGTTCTGGGACATTCACACAGGCAAATGTTTGAACACTATAGATTGGAAAGAAGCTGAAGGCCATACAGATGTTGTCAGGTGTCTGCAGGCAGATAGTTGGAGAGTAGTCAGTGCTGCTGATGATAAGACTATTAAg GTTTGGAATCTGGCGACAGGAGAACGTCTTGTTACACTGAGGAACCACACAGATGGGGTGACATGCCTACAGTTCAATGATTTCATTATCGTGTCTGGTTCTTATGATAAGAGTGTAAAACTGTGGGACTTCAGTTGTTGCTAG